In Pseudomonas sp. PDNC002, the DNA window GTGGCGGTGCCATTGGAGCCGGCGGAGTTCGTGGTCAACGATTCCAACCTGAGCATCGAGGCGGTGCGCATGGGGCAAGGTATCGGGCTTGAGCGGCGCAGCCTGGTGGCGGGCGCGCTGGCGCGTGGCGAGCTGGTGGCGCTGAGCGACCTGCGGGTGCCCTACGGATTCCCGTACTGGCTGGTGTGGCCGGAGCGCGAGGCAGCGCAGGCCAAGGTCGCGGCATTCGCCGGGTGGTTGGCGGGTGAGGTGGAGACGTACCTGCGCAGCATCGCCTGAGTCGGCGCGCTACCTGGGCCGGCACGTGCCGGCCCAGGTCTGCGTCAGAATGCCTCGTCGATGTAGTGGAACGGGTAATCCGGACTCTGGTACTTGCCGATCTTGCCGCGCCGGGGCAGCTTCACTTCCTCGCGCGGCACCTCCTTGTAGGGCACGTGCTTGAGGATGTGGCTGATGACATTCAGGCGCACGCGCTTCTTGTCCTCCGAGCGCGCCACGAACCAGGGCGCCCAGGGTGAGTCGGTGGAGGCGAACATCAGGTCGCGGGCGCGGGTGTAGTCATCCCAGCGGGTGAAGGACTTGATGTCCATCGGCGACAGCTTCCAGACCTTGCGGCCATCGGTGATACGGTCCTTCAGGCGGCGCGCCTGCTCTTCCGGGCTGACTTCGAGCCAGTACTTGAGCAGGATGATTCCGGACTCGGTCATCATCCGCTCGAACAGCGGTGTGACGGAGAGGAACTTGTCCGCCTGGTCCTCGGTGCAGAAGCCCATCACCCGCTCGACGCCGGCGCGGTTGTACCAGCTGCGGTCGAAGATCACCACTTCACCGGCGGCCGGCAGGTGCGACATGTAGCGTTGCACGTAGAGCTGGGATTTTTCCCGCTCGGTCGGGGCGGGCAGGGCGACGGTACGGAATACCCGCGGGCTGACACGCTCGGTGATGGCCTTGATGGTGCCGCCTTTGCCGGCGCCATCGCGGCCCTCGAAGATGATGCAGACCTTCAGGCCCTTGTGCACCACCCATTCCTGCAGCTTCACCAGTTCGACGGTGAGCGTGCGCAGATGCTCCTCGTAATCCTTGGTCTTCATCTTCCCGGTCGATTCGGCGGCCGGGATCTTTACCTTGCTCTTCTTGCCCATCACTTCCTCCTGGGTAAAAGCCCTGTGGCAATGAGCATAGCGGGTGGTTGCAATCGAGCAGGTTCGAATTCCGTGAGTAATTGCAGCATCGGAATGTTCGCCAAGCGGACTCTTGCCATTCCTACATCTTCGTCCGCGGAACACCGGCAAAGTCCTTCAGCTCGACGCTCCTTAAGCCCGCCGCAAGGTACCGCGAGCAACCTGTCGCAGTCCTATCGCCGCGAGCCCGTCATGCATCTGCGCTCCCTCCGAAACTCCGCCCACAAGGTGTTGGCCCTGGTCACCGCCCCCCACCTGCATTGGCAATGGTCACGCCTGCGGAAACTCCACCCGACGCTGCGCTCGTCCTACAAGGGACAGCTGGTTTCTGCACGGCGCCACCGCAAGACCTACCTCTGCCGACACTGGAGCATTGCCCGTCGCTTGCGCGCACTGCATGAGCATTACACGCGGCTTGAGCAATTACCTTCCGCCTGGGCCGAGCGCCTGTTCATCCACCAGGGCATCGCCTTGTGCGACGTGGAGCTGAAGGGAGGCGAGCGCCTGCACCTGTCGCTGGAACCCTCGGAGTTCGCCAAAGAGGGCGAACTGGGCCTGTTCCTGCGCGACGCGACTGGCGAGCGCCTGTACTCCGTGAGTTTCTGCCTGGGCAAGGGTTGCATCATGATCGGCGGGTTGCAGGGGCCGCGCCCGAGTGTCGAGGAAGGCACGGTCAAATGGCTGGGCAAGGAAATGCACGGCCTACGCCCGAAGAACCTGCTGATGTCGGCCTTGTACGAGTTGTCCAGGTGCATGGGCGGCCCGCGGATACTGGGTATCAGCGACGCGGCGCACAGCTGCTCGGACAAACTGCGTTCCAGCTACGACACCTTCTGGCTGGAACTGCGCGGGGAGTGCCATGAACGGCACTGGTATCGCCTGCCCGAGCACGAGCCCGCCCGTGATATTTCCGAGGTGAAGAGCCAGCGGCGCAGCGAGTTCCGTCGCCGCGAGGCGCTGCGCGATGCCGTGGTGGCCGATATCCGCCAGGCCTGGGCGCTCGCCGCGGCATCCGGAGCCGTTCGCTGACCGCGTAGGCGCCGTCGTAAAAAGCTATCCCGTTCGGTCCTTCTTTGGTGAAATGCCCGTCGTACTTCGCGGGCAACGGCTGCTCGCCCGATCCAGGAGACACGATGACCGAGCAGCGACTGACCCCCGGCCTGATGGTGATCCACGGCAACCATCCGGAAGCGCTGCGCGACCTGCTGGTGCAGTGGATGAGTCTGCATCCGCTGGCGCCGCTGGAAAACGAAGTCATCCTGGTGCAGAGCAACGGCATCGCCCAGTGGCTGAAGCTGGCGCTGGGGCGCGATGTGGAGGAGGGCGGCTGCGGCGTCACCGCCGCGCTGGACGTGCAACTCCCCGCGCAATTCCTCTGGCGTGCCTACCGCGGCGCGCTGGGCCGCGATGAAATCCCCGAAGTCTCGGTGCTCGACAAGGGCCCGCTGACCTGGCGCCTGATGCGCCTGCTGCCAACCCTGCTTGCGCGCGACGAATTCGCCACCCTGCAACGCTTCCTCGCCGACGATGCCGACCTGCGCAAGCGCCACCAGTTGGCCGAACGCCTGGCAGACCTGTTCGACCAGTACCAGGTCTACCGCGCGGATTGGCTGGAGGACTGGAGTTGCGGCGTGGACCAGTTGCGCCTGGCCAATGGCACCGTGAAGGAGCTGGAAGCCGACAACCGCTGGCAGGCCGCCCTGTGGCGCGCTCTGCTCGATGATGTCGGTGCCGAGGGGCTGGCTACCAGCCGTGCCGGCGTGCATGGCCGCTTTATCCAGAAACTCAAGTCCGCCGAGAACCCGCTGCCGGGATTGCCGCGCCGCGTGGTGGTCTTCGGTATCTCCGCGATGCCCGCGCAGACCGTCGAGGCGCTTGCCGTGCTGGCGCGCCACGCCCAGGTACTGCTCTGCGTGCACAACCCCTGCCGCCACCACTGGGCCGATATCGTCGCCGACAAGGACCTGCTGCGCCACGAGTACCGCCGCCAGCGTCGCCGTGCCGGCACGCCGGAACTGCTCAGCGACGACCAGCAGCACCAGTACGCTCAGCCACTGCTGGCCGCCTGGGGCAAGCAGGGCCGTGACTACATCAACCTGCTCGACCAGTACGACGATCCGGAAACCTACCGCGCACGCCTGGGTGCGGTGAGCAATGGGCGAATCGATCTGTTCAGCGAGGTCGAGCCGACCAACCTGCTTGGCCAACTGCAGGACGACATTCTCGAACTGCGGCCGATCAACGAAACCCGCGAACACTGGCCGGCGGTCGATCCGCAGGCTGACGACTCGGTGCGCTTCCACGTCGCCCACAGCGCCCAGCGCGAAGTGGAAATCCTCCACGACCAATTGCTCGCGCGCTTCGATGCCGACCCGACGTTGCGTCCGCGTGATGTCATCGTCATGGTCCCGGACATCAACCCCTACGCGCCGCACATCGAAGCCGTGTTCGGCCAGTTGCCCCGCGACGACAAGCGCTTTATCCCCTACACCCTGGCCGACCAGGGCCAGCGCGGCCGCGAGCCGCTGCTGGTGGCGCTGGAGCACCTGTTGCGCCTGCCCGACAGCCGTTTCGCCGTGAGCGAAATCCTCGACCTGCTGGACGTTGCCGCCGTGCGCGCGCGCTTTGGCCTGGCCGACGCCGACCTGCCGCTGCTGCGCCGCTGGATCGACGGCGCGGGGGTGCGCTGGGGGCTCGATGGCCAGCAGCGTGAGCGCCTCGGCCTGCCCGCCGCCGCCGAAGCCAACAGCTGGCGCTTCGGCCTGCGCCGCATGCTGCTGGGCTTTGCGGTGGGCGAGGGCGACGCTTTCCAGGGCATCCAGCCCTACGCGGAGATCGGCGGGCTCGACGCCGCCGCGCTCGGTCCCTTGGCCGGGCTGCTCGGCGCACTGGAGAAGGCATGCGATGCCCTCAGCGAAGACGCCGCCCCCGCCACCTGGGTGCAGCGCCTGCGCACCCTGCTGGAAGACTTCTTCCAGGTCACCGATGACCACGACGAGTTGCTGCGCCAGCAACTCCTGCAATTGCTCGAAGGCTGGCTGGAAACCTGCGGCCACGCCGGCTTCACCGATCCGCTGCCACTCTCGGTGGTGCGCGAGGCCTGGCTGAGCGGCCTGGACGCCGGAGGCCTGAACCAGCGCTTCCTCGCCGGTGCGGTGAGCTTCTGCACCCTGATGCCGATGCGTGCGATTCCCTTCCAGTTGGTTTGCCTGCTGGGCATGAACGACGGTGACTACCCGCGCCCGCAATCGCCGCTGGACTTCGACCTGATGCGCAACGACTACCGCCCCGGCGACCGCTCGCGCCGCGAGGATGACCGCTACCTGCTGCTCGAAGCGCTGCTTTCGGCGCGCCGCCAGCTCTATGTCAGTTGGGTTGGACGGAGCATTCGCGACAACACCGACCGGCCGCCCTCGGTGCTGATCGGCCAGTTGCGCGACCACCTTGCCGCTGGCTGGCAGCGTTCGGATGGCGGCGATCTGCTGCATGGCCTGACCCTGGAGCACCCGCTGCAACCGTTCAGCCGTGCCTATTTCGAGGCGCCTGCGGATCAGGGCATCGACGGCCTCTACACCTACGCCCGTGAGTGGCGCGACGTGCACCGCGAGCACGACAGCGCGACGGACGATGCGCCGTTGCCGCCGCCCGTACTGGATGCGCCCATCGGCCTGCGCGTGCTCGCCGATTTCCTTGCCAATCCGGTCGGCGCCTTCTTCCTGCAACGCCTCAAGGTGCGCTTCGCCGAGGAGCAACTGACCGGCCAGGATGAAGAGCCCTTCGAGCTGAACGGGCTGGATGTCTGGCAGTTGCAGTTCGAACTCTGCGAGCGCTTGCGCCCGTGGGTCGAGCAGCACTGGCAGGACGAGCAACTGGCTGCGCAACTCACCGGCCAGGTCGAACGCCTGCGCCGTGAAGGCCGGCTGCCGCTGGCGGCCTTCGGCGACTTCTCCGCCCAGGCGCTGGTGGCGCCGTTGCACGACTTGCTGTCGCGCTACCGCGAGCAGCTCGAACACTGGTCGCAGGTCGAGGACGAACAGCGCGAACTCAGCCACGAACATACCGGCATCGAACTGGCCGACTGGCTCGGTGGGCTGCGTCGCAACGCCGCCGGGAAACTCGCCAGCCTGCAACTGGTCAGCGGCAAGCTCCACGAAGGCAAGGGTTACAAATGGCATGGCCTGGTGCGCCCTTGGGTGCGCCACCTCGCGCTGCAACTGTGCGGCGATTCGGTGACCAGCGTGCTGGTCGGCCTGACTGGCACCCTGGAGTTTCCACCGCTACCCGCCGAGCAGGCGCGTGCGGAATTGAATGCGCTGATGGACGCCTGGTTCCAGGGTATGAGCCGCCCGCTGCCGGTGGCGTGCAAGGCTGCCTTCGCCTGGTTGGCCGCCGGTGATGACGAAGAGCGCGCCGCCCGCGAGGCCGCCAAACGCTATGACGGCGGCTTCAACCTGAGCGGCGAGGCCGCTTCCTCGGCGGCGCTGGCACGGGTCTACCCGGACTTCGCGACGCTCAACGCCAGCGACGAGTTCGCCACCTGGGCCGAAGCTTTGTACGGGCCGCTGTTTGCGATCCTCCAGCGCAAGGAGGAAGCCCAATGAGTGCTGTCGAGCTGAAGCCTCTCGAATTTCCCCTGCACGGCAGTCGACTGATCGAGGCCAGTGCCGGCACCGGCAAGACCTTCACCATTGCGCTGCTTTATGTGCGCCTTGTCCTCGACCACGGCGGTGAGCAAGCCGCCTTCGGCCGGCCATTGAGCCCGCCGGAAATCCTCGTGGTGACCTTCACCGAAGCCGCGACCCAGGAGCTGCGCGAGCGTATCCGCGCACGCCTGGGCGAGGCTGCGCGCTGCTTCGCCGAACCCGAGCAGAAGCACGATGGCCTCTTGGTGAAACTGTGCGACAGCTATGCGCCCGAGCGCTGGCCCGGCTGCGCACGCCTGCTGCGCCTGGCCGCCGAATGGATGGACGAGGCCGCCGTGTCCACCATCCACAGCTGGTGCTACCGCATGCTGCGCGAGCACGCCTTCGACAGCGGCAGCCTGTTCACTCAGGACCTGGCCGCCGACCAGAGCGAACTGCTTGCCGAAGCCGTGCGCGATTACTGGCGGCGCAACTTCTATCCGCTGGGCGTGGCTGCCGCCAATGCCGTGCGCCATTGCTACGCCGGCCCAGAAGCCCTGGCCCGCGCCCTGCAACCGCTGCTGGCGGCGCAGGAGGCCGGCTTCCGCTATGCCGACCAACCACTGACCGCACCGGCCTCCCTCAGCGAGCTGCTGGAAACCACCGGCCAGTTCTACGACGAACTCGCCGCCGCCGAAACTCGCGCCCGCGAGGCCTGGGCGGCGGACCGCGCAGGCCTCGCCGAACTGCTGCGCAACCTGCGTGGTGACCTCAACGGCAACAGCTACCGCAACAAGGACGACGACGCCGTGTTCGCCGGCTGGATCGAGGCGCTCGATGCCTGGAGCGAAGGCGCCGACGCGCCGGACAACCTCGCCAAGTTCGGCCAGACGCGGATCAAGGTGAAAGCCAAGGCCGTGGTGCCGGAACACCCTGCGTTGCAGGCCATCGATGCCTGGGTCGAACGTGCCGAACAGCGCCCGGAGATCGCTCCGCAACTGCTGCTGCATGCGTTGAATGAGGTGCGCCGGAACCTCGAAGCGGAAAAGCAGAAGCGCGCCGAGCTGGGCTTTGATGACCTGCTGGTGCGCCTCGACCGGGCGTTGGCCGGCAGCGGAGGAGAGCGCCTGGCCGAGCGCATCCGTGAGCAGTTCCCGGTGGCGCTGATCGACGAATTCCAGGACACCGACCCGCTGCAGTACCGCATCTTCGAGCGCGTCTATCGGATCGGTGAGAACCCGAGAAGCCTTGGCCTGTTCATGATCGGCGACCCCAAGCAGGCGATCTACGCCTTCCGTGGCGCCGATATCCACACCTACCTGCGCGCCCGCGCCGCCACCGCCGGGCGCCACTACACGCTGGGCATCAACTACCGCTCCACACAGGCGATGGTCAACGCGGCCAACCGCTGCTTCCTGTTCGCCGAAAGTCATCCGCGTGCGGCATTCCGCTTTGCCGTGGAAGAGCAGGAAAACCCGGTGCCTTTCCTCGAAGTCGGCGCGCGCGGGCGGGACGAAACGCTGCTGCTCGAAGGCGACGAAGCGCCGGCCATGACCTTCTGGCAACTGGACAACGACGGCCAGGTCTGCGGCTCCACGCTGTATCGACAGGAGATGGCCGCGCGCAGCGCCAGCGCCATCCAGCGCTGGCTGAGCTCCGCGCAGAGCGGCTTCCGCGATGCCGAGGGACAATGGCGCGCATTGCGCCCGGCGGACATCGCCATCCTCGTGCGCGGCCGCAGCGAGGCCGAGGCCATACGCGGCGAACTGGCCAGGCGCCGGCTCGCCAGCGTCTACCTGTCCGACCGCGACTCGGTGTTCGACAGCCCCGAGGCCGTCGACCTGCTGCACTGGCTGCGTGCCTGCGCCGACCCCGGCGACGATGGCGCGCTGCGCATCGCCCTGGCCACCCGCAGCCTGGCGCTGGACTGGGCGACCCTGGAGCGGCTGAACCAGGATGAGCGCTTCTGGGAAGCCATGGTGCTGCGCTTCCGCGACTATCGCCTGCTCTGGCAACAGCAAGGCGTTTTGCCGATGCTACGCCGCCTGCTGGCCGATTTCGCCCTGCCGGCGCGCCTGCTGCGCGAGCCCGATGGCGAACGCAGCCTGACCAACCTGCTGCACCTGGCCGAATGGCTGCAGCGCGAGGCCGTGGAAGTGGACGGTGAGCATGCGCTGCTGCGGGTGCTCGCCGAGCAGCTGGAGAGCCCGTCGAGCGAAGAAATCCTGCGCCTGGAAAGCGACGCCGACCTGATCAAGGTGGTGACCATCCACAAGTCCAAGGGCCTGGAATATCCGCTGGTATTGCTGCCCTTCATCTGCACCTGGCGCGAGCTGGACGGCAAGAGCGGCACGCCGCCGAGCTTCCAGTCCGGCGATTCCCGGGTCGTCGAGCTATCCCGCGACAAGGAGCTGGCCAAGGCCGCTTTCCAGCTGGCCAACGACGAACGCCTGAGCGAGGACATGCGCCTGCTCTACGTGGCCCTGACCCGCGCGTGCCACGCCGTGTGGCTGGGCATGGCGCCGCTGGTGATGAGCAACAGCAAGAACCCCGAACTGCACAAGGGTGCCATGGGCTACCTGCTCGGCGGCGGCAACGCGCTGAGCGTCGAGGACGTAACCGTGCGCCTGGGCGAATTGCAGGCGGGAGCGGTGGAGATCGCCCTGGAGCCCGCGCCGGAGGTCGGCAGCGAACTGTTCGTCGGCATTCAGGCCGGTGAGCTGGGCGCGGCCCGCGAGCCGCGCCGTCGCGTGGCGGAAAAATGGTGGATCGCCAGCTACTCCGCGCTGGCGACACTGGCCACCGAGGACGACAGCGACGTTGCGCCCGCGCCAGCTGCCGATGAGCCGATCAGCGCCAGTGAAGACCTGTTGCGCGAAAGCAGCCTGGAAGACCTGCGCGAGGTGGAAGTCGTCCCGACACCTTTCAGCCTGCACGCTTTCCCCCGCGGCGCGAACCCCGGCAGCTTCCTCCATGGCCTGCTTGAATGGGCTGCCGACGAAAACTTCGACGTCGATGAAGGGCAACTGCGCGACCAGATCGCCCGCCGCTGCGCCCTGCGCGGCTGGGAGGAGTGGATCGAACCGCTCACCGGCTGGCTCGGCCAGTATCTGCGCACGGCTTTCCGCGTGCCGGATGCGGCGCCGGTCAGTCTCGCCGGGTTGGCCACCTTCCAGAAGGAAATGGAGTTCTGGTTCTCCACCCGCAATGTCGACACTCAACGCCTCGACGCCGCCGTGATCCGCCACACCCTGGGCGGCGTGGCGCGGCCGACGCTGCAGGCGAACCTGCTCAACGGCATGCTCAAGGGCTTCATCGACCTGGTGTTCGAGCACGAAGGCCGCTACTACGTGGCCGAC includes these proteins:
- the recB gene encoding exodeoxyribonuclease V subunit beta, whose translation is MSAVELKPLEFPLHGSRLIEASAGTGKTFTIALLYVRLVLDHGGEQAAFGRPLSPPEILVVTFTEAATQELRERIRARLGEAARCFAEPEQKHDGLLVKLCDSYAPERWPGCARLLRLAAEWMDEAAVSTIHSWCYRMLREHAFDSGSLFTQDLAADQSELLAEAVRDYWRRNFYPLGVAAANAVRHCYAGPEALARALQPLLAAQEAGFRYADQPLTAPASLSELLETTGQFYDELAAAETRAREAWAADRAGLAELLRNLRGDLNGNSYRNKDDDAVFAGWIEALDAWSEGADAPDNLAKFGQTRIKVKAKAVVPEHPALQAIDAWVERAEQRPEIAPQLLLHALNEVRRNLEAEKQKRAELGFDDLLVRLDRALAGSGGERLAERIREQFPVALIDEFQDTDPLQYRIFERVYRIGENPRSLGLFMIGDPKQAIYAFRGADIHTYLRARAATAGRHYTLGINYRSTQAMVNAANRCFLFAESHPRAAFRFAVEEQENPVPFLEVGARGRDETLLLEGDEAPAMTFWQLDNDGQVCGSTLYRQEMAARSASAIQRWLSSAQSGFRDAEGQWRALRPADIAILVRGRSEAEAIRGELARRRLASVYLSDRDSVFDSPEAVDLLHWLRACADPGDDGALRIALATRSLALDWATLERLNQDERFWEAMVLRFRDYRLLWQQQGVLPMLRRLLADFALPARLLREPDGERSLTNLLHLAEWLQREAVEVDGEHALLRVLAEQLESPSSEEILRLESDADLIKVVTIHKSKGLEYPLVLLPFICTWRELDGKSGTPPSFQSGDSRVVELSRDKELAKAAFQLANDERLSEDMRLLYVALTRACHAVWLGMAPLVMSNSKNPELHKGAMGYLLGGGNALSVEDVTVRLGELQAGAVEIALEPAPEVGSELFVGIQAGELGAAREPRRRVAEKWWIASYSALATLATEDDSDVAPAPAADEPISASEDLLRESSLEDLREVEVVPTPFSLHAFPRGANPGSFLHGLLEWAADENFDVDEGQLRDQIARRCALRGWEEWIEPLTGWLGQYLRTAFRVPDAAPVSLAGLATFQKEMEFWFSTRNVDTQRLDAAVIRHTLGGVARPTLQANLLNGMLKGFIDLVFEHEGRYYVADYKSNWLGADDEAYTQEALREALLEHRYDLQYALYLFALHRLLQARLPDYDYDRHIGGAMYLFLRGSSSATQGMYLERPPKALMDELDRLFRAEVPA
- the ppk2 gene encoding polyphosphate kinase 2, whose product is MKTKDYEEHLRTLTVELVKLQEWVVHKGLKVCIIFEGRDGAGKGGTIKAITERVSPRVFRTVALPAPTEREKSQLYVQRYMSHLPAAGEVVIFDRSWYNRAGVERVMGFCTEDQADKFLSVTPLFERMMTESGIILLKYWLEVSPEEQARRLKDRITDGRKVWKLSPMDIKSFTRWDDYTRARDLMFASTDSPWAPWFVARSEDKKRVRLNVISHILKHVPYKEVPREEVKLPRRGKIGKYQSPDYPFHYIDEAF
- a CDS encoding DUF535 family protein; protein product: MHLRSLRNSAHKVLALVTAPHLHWQWSRLRKLHPTLRSSYKGQLVSARRHRKTYLCRHWSIARRLRALHEHYTRLEQLPSAWAERLFIHQGIALCDVELKGGERLHLSLEPSEFAKEGELGLFLRDATGERLYSVSFCLGKGCIMIGGLQGPRPSVEEGTVKWLGKEMHGLRPKNLLMSALYELSRCMGGPRILGISDAAHSCSDKLRSSYDTFWLELRGECHERHWYRLPEHEPARDISEVKSQRRSEFRRREALRDAVVADIRQAWALAAASGAVR
- the recC gene encoding exodeoxyribonuclease V subunit gamma → MTEQRLTPGLMVIHGNHPEALRDLLVQWMSLHPLAPLENEVILVQSNGIAQWLKLALGRDVEEGGCGVTAALDVQLPAQFLWRAYRGALGRDEIPEVSVLDKGPLTWRLMRLLPTLLARDEFATLQRFLADDADLRKRHQLAERLADLFDQYQVYRADWLEDWSCGVDQLRLANGTVKELEADNRWQAALWRALLDDVGAEGLATSRAGVHGRFIQKLKSAENPLPGLPRRVVVFGISAMPAQTVEALAVLARHAQVLLCVHNPCRHHWADIVADKDLLRHEYRRQRRRAGTPELLSDDQQHQYAQPLLAAWGKQGRDYINLLDQYDDPETYRARLGAVSNGRIDLFSEVEPTNLLGQLQDDILELRPINETREHWPAVDPQADDSVRFHVAHSAQREVEILHDQLLARFDADPTLRPRDVIVMVPDINPYAPHIEAVFGQLPRDDKRFIPYTLADQGQRGREPLLVALEHLLRLPDSRFAVSEILDLLDVAAVRARFGLADADLPLLRRWIDGAGVRWGLDGQQRERLGLPAAAEANSWRFGLRRMLLGFAVGEGDAFQGIQPYAEIGGLDAAALGPLAGLLGALEKACDALSEDAAPATWVQRLRTLLEDFFQVTDDHDELLRQQLLQLLEGWLETCGHAGFTDPLPLSVVREAWLSGLDAGGLNQRFLAGAVSFCTLMPMRAIPFQLVCLLGMNDGDYPRPQSPLDFDLMRNDYRPGDRSRREDDRYLLLEALLSARRQLYVSWVGRSIRDNTDRPPSVLIGQLRDHLAAGWQRSDGGDLLHGLTLEHPLQPFSRAYFEAPADQGIDGLYTYAREWRDVHREHDSATDDAPLPPPVLDAPIGLRVLADFLANPVGAFFLQRLKVRFAEEQLTGQDEEPFELNGLDVWQLQFELCERLRPWVEQHWQDEQLAAQLTGQVERLRREGRLPLAAFGDFSAQALVAPLHDLLSRYREQLEHWSQVEDEQRELSHEHTGIELADWLGGLRRNAAGKLASLQLVSGKLHEGKGYKWHGLVRPWVRHLALQLCGDSVTSVLVGLTGTLEFPPLPAEQARAELNALMDAWFQGMSRPLPVACKAAFAWLAAGDDEERAAREAAKRYDGGFNLSGEAASSAALARVYPDFATLNASDEFATWAEALYGPLFAILQRKEEAQ